One window of Plasmodium relictum strain SGS1 genome assembly, chromosome: 14 genomic DNA carries:
- a CDS encoding calcyclin binding protein, putative, with protein sequence MDSEKINDLNDDISELNKFLSLTTRENVKRKINQCIENINAEIIKLKTEQSQTPNKINDVNLPLDDSNISYNSVQSFAWNQEGNKVTIFLTVKNVHNIEKEKIYTEFDERSFEIKMHNVDKKNYRFCVKKLHEKILPKKCSIKVKKDSVHVNLIKQDNKYWDNLHFKESPMSKIKAPKIDEQTEPSAMLMNMMKQLYQEGDSEMKRTIAKAWCEANEKKTDFSVPNF encoded by the coding sequence ATGGATTCAGAGAAaattaatgatttaaatgaTGACATATccgaattaaataaatttttatctcTGACGACAAGAGAAAacgtaaaaagaaaaataaatcaatgcatagaaaatattaatgctgaaataataaaattaaaaacggAACAAAGTCAAACcccaaataaaataaatgatgtAAACTTGCCGTTAGATGATAGCAACATTTCTTATAATTCTGTTCAATCTTTTGCTTGGAATCAAGAAGGAAATAAAGTCACTATTTTCTTAACTGTTAAAAATGTACATAATattgaaaaggaaaaaatttatacCGAATTTGATGAAAGAtcttttgaaataaaaatgcataatgtagataaaaaaaattatcgtTTCTGtgttaaaaaattacatgaaaaaatattaccaAAAAAATGCTCTATTAAAGTTAAAAAGGATTCAGTACATGTAAACTTAATCAAACAAGATAATAAATATTGGGATAATTTACATTTCAAAGAATCTCCTATGTCTAAAATTAAAGCACCAAAAATTGATGAGCAAACTGAACCTTCAGCTATGCTTATGAATATGATGAAACAGTTATATCAAGAAGGAGATAGTGAAATGAAGAGAACTATAGCCAAAGCTTGGTGCGAAGCtaacgaaaaaaaaacagattTCTCTGTtccaaatttttaa
- a CDS encoding cell cycle control protein, putative translates to MSHRRNERKYKEKVYQKNQRIRRKYSSSSDNEDERRAKKMYLSSSEDNKRIKKGYPSSYNDKKKKKYLSSDDNYSNPSSSENDDLKKQKVQKNNLKSSSHSGSNINKKRTKNIKNDKEIMHGKYKNDIEKKKKIENKKDRNVFIDDSKDRFDLVYKDNNNEKKEFISLELNKSDKNDAEYKEVINSKDTKINEKVLNERTEEKHKYSQEYIKKVENDKKNDYVDEEKKILKKNNTGEKEREKNIDEEKIKDAESGEKKQIEKRRNLIVGKKRDNKSIVEKDLEKSNKKEGHKTREKRKSEEMYMQKLIKKKNEEEENDREKYKENNRKIDIEKEKEEEKKKKKREKYIEREYEKCDKEKKLCINDIEKHKKYSSSSNKYKEKKEIDKIIRNENKNTSNYENEMEKDQQIKNEEKKYTSECDKVIINTTEKKRKRYDSSNDKKKNYIHKSNKSSEDDIKSRKGEINSKSKYSKEDTLKKKKYKNIKDDRKSMKNKSRERNDSKKNYKDKEKNILYMKMNKENVGSSSEYSNSKKKEKLSYIKKEVMSSSSYDLSEICIERKRTNKTDKKMNTNEEKEKKRYKTNYRNKRSLSYEKRSVHIRNSISSRSISSSSNSSVSNKSSYDNSSNVCKTVSSSKRSSNNSRSSSSSASSSSSNSNSSSSSRSSSRRNSNSSSRSNSRRSSNSNSSSRSNSRRSSNSNSSSRNNSRRSSNSNSSSRSNSRRSSNSNSSSRSNDKINYDMSETSYSSDRKIKKNKKRKLMNKVNKRSSGKSNSSNRIESNDSCDIKKKKNNKEKKYEEKEYNPFEEDENGNLEINEDLIEYAKKKIANVTTEDIGKSGGVYIPPFKLERLKNEVTDKKSILYQKQEWMKLKKKINNIVNKVNVDNISEICYELFECNLIRGKGIFSRALIHAQLSSPAFTNVFACLLSIVNSKFPNIGLLTIQRVILHFRRAYKRGDKILCFNTVKFIAHMINQRILHEIVGLQLCSLLLQNITNDSVQVCTYFLVDVGQLYMNICRKGLDIIFDRLKDIIQEGKINIKTQYDIEKLWKYRKNYFSEFPTAIEELDLIDENEKIVHEIDLLDESFSNQEELNIFKEVPYEQFEEENIEWNNISNELLHGVVPDKKGKKKMKKNEPDSYLSDGSSIDSENEDIYKENNEEEDNEEGEEESSSDSEEDNNDEEDTDNDENEEENEKNKEEIKDMTEQYLINLRKNVYLSIMSSLSFEECVHKLLKLNIKKGYEIEICNMLIDCCCMEKTFQKFYALQAERLCKLKKIYQENFEKCFENSYNTAHRLETAKLRNCSKFFAHLLYTDAISWSVFMIIKLTEENTTSSTRIFIKILLQELTNNLGLQILYQKINHPSISPFLGGLFPTDNAQNIRFCINFFTAIGLGALTTSMRKLLLN, encoded by the coding sequence atgaGCCATAGGAGAAATGAACgcaaatataaagaaaaagtttATCAGAAAAATCAAAGAATAAGAAGGAAATATTCGTCTTCGTCTGATAATGAAGATGAAAGAAGagcaaaaaaaatgtatttatcTTCATCTgaagataataaaagaataaaaaaaggataCCCTTCTTCTTATAACgataaaaagaagaaaaaatatttatcttCTGATGATAATTATAGTAATCCTAGTAGCAGTGAAAATGATGATCTGAAAAAGCAAAAagtacaaaaaaataatctaAAGAGCTCTTCACATTCAGgaagtaatataaataaaaagagaaCAAAGAATATTAAGAATGACAAAGAAATAATGCatggaaaatataaaaatgatatcgaaaaaaaaaaaaaaattgaaaacaAGAAGGATAGAAATGTTTTTATTGATGATTCTAAAGATAGATTTGATTTAGTATATAAAGATAACAATaacgaaaaaaaagaattcatAAGTTTAGAATTAAATAAGAGTGATAAAAACGATGCAGAGTATAAAGAAGTGATTAATTCCAAGGATACAAAgataaatgaaaaagttTTAAATGAAAGAACAGaagaaaaacataaatatagtcaagaatatataaaaaaagtagaaaaCGATAAAAAGAACGATTACgtagatgaagaaaaaaaaatattaaaaaaaaataatactggTGAAAAAGAAAGAGAGAAGAATattgatgaagaaaaaattaaggaTGCAGAAAGTGGAGAGAAAAAACAAATCGAAAAGAGAAGAAATTTAATAGTAGGAAAAAAGAGAGATAATAAAAGCATTGTAGAGAAAGATTTAGAAAAAAGTAACAAAAAAGAAGGACACAAAACGAGAGAGAAAAGAAAGAGTGAAGAGATGTATATGcaaaaattgataaaaaaaaaaaacgaagaagaagaaaatgatagAGAGAAATATAAAGAGAACAATAGAAAGATAGatattgaaaaagaaaaagaagaggaaaaaaaaaaaaaaaaaagagaaaaatatattgagagagaatatgaaaaatgtgataaagagaaaaaattatgCATTAATGATAttgaaaaacataaaaagtATTCGAGTTCTAGTAATAagtataaagaaaaaaaagaaattgacaaaattataagaaatgaaaataaaaatacaagcaattatgaaaatgaaatgGAAAAAGACcaacaaattaaaaatgaagaaaaaaagtatacAAGTGAGTGTGATAAAGTAATTATTAATACGACTGagaaaaagagaaagagATATGATAGTagtaatgataaaaaaaaaaattatatacacAAATCAAATAAGAGTTCAGAAGATGATATAAAAAGTAGAAAGGGAGAAATAAATAGTAAGTCTAAATATTCAAAAGAAGATactctaaaaaaaaagaaatataagaACATAAAGGATGATAGAAAAagtatgaaaaataaaagtaggGAAAGAAATGatagtaaaaaaaactataaggataaagaaaaaaatattttatacatgaaaatgaataaagaaaatgttGGATCTAGTAGTGAATATtcaaatagtaaaaaaaaagaaaaattatcatacattaaaaaagaagTTATGTCGTCTTCATCATATGATTTAAGTGAAATTTGTATTGAAAGAAAAAGAACAAATAAAAcagataaaaaaatgaataccaatgaagaaaaggaaaaaaagagATATAAAACAAATTACAGAAACAAAAGAAGTTTAAGTTACGAAAAAAGAAGTGTTCATATTAGAAATAGTATTAGTAGTAGAAGTATTAGCAGCAGTAGTAATAGTAGTGTAAGTAATAAAAGTAGTTATGATAATAGTAGCAATGTATGTAAAACTGTTAGTAGTAGTAAAAGAAGTAGTAACAATAGTAGGAGTAGTAGTAGCAGTGCTAGTAGTAGTAGTAGTAATAGTAATAGTAGTAGTAGTAGTAGAAGTAGTAGTAGAAGAAATAGTAATAGTAGTAGTAGAAGTAATAGTAGAAGAAGTAGTAATAGTAATAGTAGTAGTAGAAGTAATAGTAGAAGAAGTAGTAATAGTAATAGTAGTAGTAGAAATAATAGTAGAAGAAGTAGTAATAGTAATAGTAGTAGTAGAAGTAATAGTAGAAGAAGTAGTAATAGTAATAGTAGTAGTAGAagtaatgataaaataaactaTGATATGAGTGAAACTTCTTATAGTAGtgatagaaaaataaaaaaaaataaaaaaagaaaacttatgaataaagtaaataaaagaagTAGTGGAAAAAGTAACAGTAGTAATAGAATAGAAAGTAATGATAGTTGtgacataaaaaaaaaaaaaaataataaggaaaagaaatatgaggaaaaagaatataatccatttgaagaagatgaaaatgGAAATTTAGAAATTAATGAGGATCTAATTGaatatgcaaaaaaaaaaattgcaaaTGTTACTACCGAAGATATAGGAAAATCAGGAGGAGTATATATACCACCTTTTAAATTAGaaagattaaaaaatgaagttaCAGATAAAAAAAGCATTTTATATCAAAAACAAGAATggatgaaattaaaaaaaaaaattaataacatTGTTAACAAAGTAAATGTTGATAACATTAGTGAAATATGTTATGAATTATTTGAATGCAATTTAATAAGAGGAAAAGGAATATTTAGTCGTGCATTAATACATGCTCAATTGAGCTCTCCTGCTTTTACTAATGTATTTGCATGTCTTCTGTCAATAGTTAATTCAAAATTTCCTAACATTGGTTTGTTAACTATACAGAGAGTTATATTACATTTCCGTAGAGCATATAAAAGAGGagataaaattttatgtttCAATACAGTTAAATTTATTGCTCATATGATAAATCAAAGAATATTACATGAAATAGTTGGTTTACAACTGTGTTCTCTACTCTTACAAAATATAACTAACGATTCAGTACAAGTATGCACATATTTTCTAGTAGATGTTGGTCAgctatatatgaatatttgCAGAAAAGGATTGGATATAATTTTTGATAgattaaaagatataatacAGGAGGGTAAGATAAATATCAAAACACAATATGATATTGAAAAGCTATGGAAAtacagaaaaaattattttagtgAATTTCCTACTGCTATTGAAGAGTTAGATTTAattgatgaaaatgaaaaaatagttCATGAAATTGATCTTCTTGATGAGAGTTTTAGTAATCAAGAAGAattgaatatatttaaagaagTTCCTTATGAACAAtttgaagaagaaaatatagaatGGAATAATATTTCAAATGAATTATTACATGGAGTTGTGCCtgataaaaaaggaaaaaagaaaatgaaaaaaaatgaaccCGATAGCTATTTGTCAGATGGAAGCAGTATTGACTCGGAAAATGAAgatatttataaagaaaataatgaagaggAGGATAATGAAGAAGGTGAAGAAGAAAGTAGTAGCGATAGTGAAGAagataataatgatgaaGAGGATACAGACAATGATGAAAACGAAGAAGagaatgaaaaaaacaaagaaGAAATTAAGGATATGACTGAACAGTATCttataaatttaagaaaaaatgtatatttatcTATAATGTCATCATTAAGTTTTGAAGAATGTGTgcataaattattaaagttaaatataaaaaaaggataCGAAATAGAAATTTGTAATATGTTAATAGATTGTTGTTGTATGGAGAAAAcatttcaaaaattttatgcTTTGCAAGCAGAAAGATTGtgtaaactaaaaaaaatttatcaagaaaattttgaaaaatgcTTTGAAAATTCTTATAATACTGCGCATAGATTAGAAACGGCGAAATTAAGAAATTGTTCAAAGTTTTTCGctcatttattatatacagATGCTATATCGTGGAGTGTTTTTATGATTATTAAATTAACAGAAGAAAATACTACTTCATCAACaagaatatttattaaaattttattacagGAATTAACTAATAATTTAGGTTTACAAAtattatatcaaaaaataaaccATCCTTCTATATCTCCATTTTTAGGTGGTTTATTCCCAACAGACAACGCTCAAAATATCAGGTTTtgtatcaatttttttactgCTATTGGTTTAGGTGCGTTAACAACATCAATGAGGAAATTGTTATTAAATTGA